The Rissa tridactyla isolate bRisTri1 chromosome 6, bRisTri1.patW.cur.20221130, whole genome shotgun sequence genome includes a region encoding these proteins:
- the DKK1 gene encoding LOW QUALITY PROTEIN: dickkopf-related protein 1 (The sequence of the model RefSeq protein was modified relative to this genomic sequence to represent the inferred CDS: deleted 2 bases in 1 codon), translating into MRGLVALLAALSCAAPAGRAAAPGGGLSSNAIKGPPPGGSGRGQRRPPPPFDGSNKPPPAATRQPFPCAEDEDCGPEEFCGGAARGGGAPLCLACRRRRKRCLRDAMCCPGTTCSNGLCTPPEPPHGATELDEMGTEALPRRTPAPAWLPTAKGEEGDFCLRSSDCSAGLCCARHFWSKICKPVLREGQVCTRHRRKGTHGLEIFQRCQCAEGLACRLQREHGPADASRLHTCQRH; encoded by the exons ATGCGGGGGCTGGTGGCGCTGCTGGCGGCGCTGAgctgcgcggccccggcggggcgggcggcggcgcccggcggcggcCTCAGCTCCAACGCCATCAAgggacccccccccggggggagCGGCCGAGGCCagcgccgccccccgccg cccttcgACGGCAGCAACAagccgccgccggccgccaccCGGCAG cctttCCCCTGCGCCGAGGACGAGGATTGCGGCCCCGAGGAGTTTTGCGGGGGGGCGGCCCGCGGCGGGGGTGCCCCGCTCTGCCTCGCCTGCCGGAGACGCCGCAAGCGCTGCCTGCGCGACGCCATGTGCTGCCCTGGCACGACCTGCAGCAACG GGCTCTGCACCCCCCCGGAGCCTCCCCACGGAGCCACCGAGCTGGATGAGATGGGCACTGAGGCTCTGCCCCGACGGACACCTGCTCCCGCCTGGCTCCCCACTGCCAAAG GTGAGGAAGGGGACTTCTGCCTGCGCTCTTCGGACTGCTCAGCCGGGCTGTGCTGCGCCCGTCACTTCTGGTCCAAAATCTGCAAGCCGGTGCTGCGGGAAGGGCAGGTGTGTACCCGGCACCGGCGGAAAGGCACCCACGGCCTGGAGATCTTCCAGCGGTGCCAGTGCGCCGAGGGGCTGGCGTGTCGCCTCCAGCGAGAGCATGGCCCTGCCGATGCCTCCCGCCTGCACACCTGCCAGCGGCACTGA